A part of Ignavibacteriales bacterium genomic DNA contains:
- a CDS encoding carboxymuconolactone decarboxylase family protein produces the protein MLIKLFSDKAKDLGATDAELAETYACASQLAANNVFYRFRHFTKESNSVYQTMPAGLRMNVMMSPVPGKEFFELMSLVISAVNGCESCVNSHEESVRKLGSSDSRIFDSIRLASVIRGLSLMLR, from the coding sequence ATGCTAATTAAATTATTTTCAGATAAAGCAAAGGATCTTGGCGCAACAGATGCTGAACTTGCTGAGACTTATGCTTGTGCTTCTCAACTTGCGGCGAATAATGTCTTTTATAGATTCAGGCATTTTACTAAAGAATCTAATTCTGTTTATCAGACTATGCCTGCAGGATTAAGGATGAATGTGATGATGAGTCCCGTTCCCGGAAAAGAATTTTTTGAATTGATGAGTCTCGTTATCTCTGCTGTGAATGGCTGTGAAAGCTGTGTTAATTCACACGAAGAATCAGTGCGAAAACTTGGATCAAGTGATTCGCGAATATTTGATTCGATAAGGTTGGCTTCGGTGATACGCGGTTTATCGCTTATGCTCAGATAA
- a CDS encoding TonB-dependent receptor: protein MRIYTFCFVVLSMIFFSTFSYSQNYVVKGKVTDAKGEVLIGVNIIEKGTSNGTATDNDGRYSLGYNSLDAVIVFSYVGFQTKEVAPAGVTNIDVILDEGIEFQEIFVVGSRSLNRSITESPVPIDVLDMQELSERVGQFDVNQVLQYTAPSFNSNRQSGADGSDHIDPATLRGLGPDQTLVLLNGKRRHQSSLINIFGTRGRGNTGTDLNSIPISAIERIEILRDGASAQYGSDAIAGVINVVLRSSLNKFTGSISSGFHQAKYRTDRDYDGEEFQMNGNYGFALGENGFVNLTLDYLRKGKTNRPADPNVVSIYRKQFGDASLNNFNTFINSRYSINEQTTLYLFGGINHRQTDAFAWTRDPDSERNIPAIYPNGFDPRIQSTIRDHSVSAGVQTEVDKWHLDFNNTLGVNRFHYYVDGTLNASLLEKSPTRFDAGGFQLMQNTTSLDFTRFIDNVLKGMNIAFGLEYRIDNYEIFAGEDGSWKNYGVIDSVIDGRVVPVDVLGRPGGSQGFPGFRPDNVVDEYRTNLGAYADFELDITDSWMINAAGRYETYSDFGNTLDGKIATRIKVTDDFALRGSFGTGFRAPSLAQIYFNSTFTDFVSGVPIDKLIAKNNSPITRALGIPNLKEETALNGSLGFTASPFEGFTATVDGYYVKIEDRIVLTGAFEDTDPDIGTDLQLLGVGAAQFFTNALDTKTTGVDVILSYQNSFDENNLKFSFAGNFNNMELGTIKTSSKLAGKEDIYFGRREQAFLLASAPETKLSFAIDYSRDKFNASVRMIYFGEITLIDWLDTEDIYEAKLTTDASLSYDFTDNLTLLVGGANLFDIYPTQQDTETESGGLWDAVQMGFSGRFLFGKLIVHF, encoded by the coding sequence ATGAGAATTTATACTTTTTGCTTTGTTGTGCTCAGTATGATTTTCTTTTCCACATTTTCTTACTCACAAAATTATGTAGTAAAAGGAAAAGTAACTGATGCAAAAGGTGAAGTACTAATAGGGGTAAATATAATTGAAAAGGGGACTTCAAACGGTACGGCTACAGATAATGATGGTCGTTACTCGCTTGGTTACAATTCACTCGATGCTGTTATAGTATTTAGTTATGTAGGATTTCAGACTAAAGAGGTAGCGCCAGCCGGAGTAACAAACATAGATGTTATTCTCGACGAGGGAATTGAGTTTCAGGAAATTTTTGTTGTTGGTTCAAGAAGTTTGAACCGATCAATCACCGAATCTCCCGTTCCAATTGATGTACTTGATATGCAGGAACTTTCGGAACGAGTTGGACAGTTTGATGTAAATCAAGTTTTACAATACACAGCCCCATCCTTTAACTCCAATAGACAATCCGGTGCAGATGGAAGCGATCACATTGATCCGGCAACTTTACGCGGCTTGGGACCGGATCAAACACTTGTTTTATTAAACGGAAAACGAAGACATCAATCATCTCTGATTAATATTTTCGGAACTCGTGGAAGGGGGAATACAGGAACAGATCTAAACTCTATTCCAATTTCTGCAATCGAAAGAATTGAAATTCTTCGGGATGGTGCATCAGCTCAATACGGCTCAGATGCGATAGCCGGAGTTATAAACGTTGTACTTCGATCAAGTTTGAACAAATTTACCGGAAGCATAAGTTCCGGTTTTCATCAAGCCAAATACAGAACTGATCGTGATTACGACGGTGAGGAATTTCAGATGAATGGTAATTACGGTTTTGCCTTGGGCGAAAATGGATTTGTTAACCTTACACTTGATTACCTCCGAAAGGGAAAAACAAATCGCCCGGCTGATCCAAATGTTGTATCAATTTACCGAAAACAATTTGGGGATGCTTCTTTAAATAATTTTAATACTTTTATTAATTCGCGTTATTCTATAAATGAGCAAACAACGCTCTATCTTTTCGGCGGAATAAATCACAGGCAGACAGATGCTTTCGCCTGGACGCGTGACCCTGATAGCGAAAGAAATATTCCAGCTATTTATCCAAATGGTTTTGACCCAAGAATTCAATCAACGATCAGAGATCATTCCGTGTCAGCAGGTGTACAAACTGAAGTGGATAAATGGCACCTTGATTTTAATAATACACTTGGCGTAAATCGTTTTCATTATTATGTGGATGGAACATTAAATGCTTCATTGCTTGAAAAATCTCCAACAAGATTTGATGCCGGTGGTTTTCAGTTAATGCAAAATACTACCTCCTTAGATTTTACAAGATTCATTGATAACGTTTTAAAGGGAATGAATATCGCATTCGGTCTTGAATACAGAATTGACAATTATGAGATCTTCGCAGGTGAAGATGGTTCATGGAAAAATTATGGTGTGATTGATTCTGTAATTGATGGCAGAGTAGTTCCGGTTGATGTGCTCGGCAGACCGGGCGGTTCTCAAGGTTTTCCTGGATTCAGACCTGATAACGTGGTTGATGAATATCGCACCAACCTTGGTGCCTATGCTGATTTTGAGCTTGACATAACTGATAGCTGGATGATTAACGCGGCAGGTCGTTATGAGACCTATTCGGATTTCGGTAATACACTTGATGGAAAAATTGCCACAAGAATTAAAGTAACCGATGACTTTGCTTTGCGCGGCTCATTCGGTACAGGTTTCCGCGCTCCCTCCCTTGCTCAGATTTATTTTAATTCGACCTTTACCGATTTTGTTTCCGGCGTACCGATTGACAAGTTGATCGCAAAAAACAATAGCCCTATTACGCGTGCACTTGGTATTCCGAATCTAAAAGAGGAAACTGCACTTAATGGAAGTCTTGGTTTTACAGCCTCTCCCTTTGAAGGATTTACAGCAACGGTTGATGGATATTATGTAAAAATCGAAGATCGAATTGTACTCACGGGAGCGTTTGAAGATACTGATCCCGATATTGGCACTGACTTGCAGTTGTTAGGAGTTGGAGCAGCTCAATTTTTTACAAATGCGCTTGATACAAAAACTACCGGCGTTGATGTGATCCTATCGTATCAAAATTCTTTTGATGAAAATAACCTAAAATTTTCCTTCGCTGGTAATTTTAATAATATGGAACTTGGAACTATTAAAACAAGCTCCAAACTTGCGGGGAAAGAGGACATATACTTTGGAAGAAGAGAGCAGGCATTTCTATTGGCTTCAGCACCGGAAACAAAACTTTCTTTCGCAATTGATTATAGCAGAGATAAATTTAATGCTTCTGTAAGAATGATTTACTTTGGCGAAATCACTTTGATTGATTGGCTCGATACCGAAGATATTTACGAGGCGAAACTTACTACCGATGCAAGTTTAAGTTATGACTTCACTGACAATCTTACTTTACTTGTGGGTGGGGCAAATCTTTTTGATATTTATCCAACCCAGCAGGATACTGAAACTGAATCCGGTGGATTGTGGGATGCAGTTCAAATGGGGTTCAGCGGAAGGTTCTTGTTCGGAAAACTCATAGTTCATTTCTAA
- a CDS encoding amidohydrolase — MKCFIFFLTACLFISNLNSQDNKTAFINGKIFTVNENQPLAESVISENGKIIFVGSNIEANSFIDDKTTVIDLHGRLMLPGFNDAHLHFISGGFYLLGIDLRPAKSLSEFKDILRKYISKNEGGWITGGRWDHENWMEKNLPKKEDLDSFSQTTPIFVSRIDGHVGLANSFALKLAGITSKSENPEGGIIDKDTVTGEPTGILKDNAMDLIFKIIPEKTIEENSEALVRSLEEAKRLGITSVNDITEKNQVEVYQKFDELKKLTCRVYSIYPINYYEELITEGIQIGSGNNFLMRGGLKAFSDGSLGASTAWFFEHYQQDTTVFGLPNDIVLNGKLAEWAIDADANKLQLCTHAIGDKANSFMLNLYEKIAEKNPLWDRRFRIEHAQHLQEVDIHRFAKLGVIASVQPYHCIDDGVWAEKRIGKERLKFTHAYRTFLDDGVTLAFGTDWPVAPLNPLLGIYAAVTRSTVDGQNPGGWIPEQKISVEEAIKCYTLNSAYASFQEKIKGSIEVGKLADLIILSDDILTIDPVKIKEAKVEMTIFNGEIIYQNTLPKMER; from the coding sequence ATGAAATGTTTCATCTTCTTTTTAACGGCTTGCTTATTCATTTCAAATTTGAATTCACAGGACAATAAAACTGCCTTTATAAATGGTAAAATTTTTACAGTCAACGAAAACCAGCCTTTGGCAGAATCAGTCATTTCTGAAAATGGAAAAATAATTTTCGTCGGCAGTAACATTGAAGCGAACTCATTCATAGATGATAAAACAACAGTGATTGATTTACACGGCAGGTTGATGCTTCCTGGTTTCAACGATGCTCATCTTCATTTTATATCAGGGGGATTCTATTTGCTTGGGATTGATTTACGCCCGGCAAAAAGTTTGTCTGAATTTAAAGATATACTACGTAAATACATTTCAAAAAATGAAGGTGGATGGATTACCGGCGGCAGATGGGATCACGAAAACTGGATGGAAAAAAATTTACCCAAAAAAGAAGATCTCGATTCGTTCTCACAAACCACCCCCATATTTGTTAGTAGAATTGATGGTCATGTCGGATTGGCAAATTCATTCGCTCTAAAGCTTGCGGGAATTACAAGCAAGTCTGAGAATCCCGAAGGAGGAATAATAGATAAAGATACTGTGACAGGTGAGCCGACGGGAATTTTAAAAGACAATGCAATGGATCTGATTTTTAAAATTATTCCAGAAAAAACAATTGAAGAAAATTCGGAAGCTTTGGTCCGCTCATTGGAGGAAGCAAAACGACTCGGAATAACAAGTGTAAACGATATAACTGAAAAAAATCAAGTTGAAGTTTACCAAAAATTTGACGAGCTGAAGAAACTTACCTGTCGCGTTTATTCAATATATCCTATAAATTATTATGAAGAATTGATTACCGAAGGAATCCAGATTGGAAGCGGAAATAATTTTTTAATGCGTGGTGGATTAAAAGCATTTTCTGACGGTTCTCTCGGCGCAAGTACTGCATGGTTCTTTGAACATTATCAGCAGGATACTACTGTATTTGGTTTACCAAACGACATTGTTTTAAATGGCAAATTGGCAGAATGGGCAATTGATGCTGACGCAAACAAACTTCAACTATGTACTCACGCAATTGGCGACAAAGCCAACTCTTTCATGCTGAATCTTTACGAAAAGATTGCTGAAAAAAATCCGTTGTGGGATAGAAGATTCAGAATTGAACATGCTCAACATCTTCAGGAAGTTGATATTCACCGTTTCGCGAAGCTTGGAGTGATTGCTTCAGTTCAACCCTACCATTGCATTGATGATGGTGTGTGGGCTGAAAAACGAATTGGAAAAGAAAGACTAAAGTTTACACACGCTTACAGAACTTTTCTTGACGACGGAGTAACTCTTGCTTTTGGAACGGACTGGCCTGTTGCACCTCTCAATCCATTGCTTGGGATTTATGCAGCTGTAACACGAAGTACAGTGGACGGGCAAAACCCAGGGGGATGGATTCCTGAACAAAAAATTTCTGTCGAAGAAGCAATAAAATGTTATACTTTAAACAGTGCGTACGCATCGTTTCAGGAAAAGATTAAAGGAAGTATTGAAGTTGGAAAACTTGCTGACTTAATTATTTTAAGTGATGATATTCTAACCATAGATCCAGTAAAGATTAAAGAAGCTAAAGTTGAAATGACAATTTTTAATGGGGAGATTATTTACCAGAACACTTTACCCAAAATGGAGAGATGA
- the prmA gene encoding 50S ribosomal protein L11 methyltransferase: protein MKYYKEFLITTEPFLPEIVSGVMWELNIDGINEEVNCIKVFAHTNSNVGKSEIELQLHSLTAENIIRNYSVEENLLPMKNWNEEWEKSIQVIKVTDRIVIKPTFREYETIANEIVITLDPKMSFGTGEHQTTKIVLTFLQEYVNKESTFLDVGSGTAVLAIAAVKLGAANAIAIDTDEWCFINGKENCVLNNLAHKIDVRQCELKSVHEKNFDLIAANIQKNILIEIADDIRERISNNGKLILSGLLITDEAEITDKYYSLGFQLVDKLQLDEWIGLVFSLK, encoded by the coding sequence ATGAAATATTACAAAGAATTTTTAATTACAACCGAACCATTTCTTCCTGAGATTGTCAGTGGTGTCATGTGGGAACTAAACATAGATGGTATTAACGAGGAAGTAAACTGTATTAAAGTTTTTGCTCATACAAATTCAAATGTTGGCAAATCAGAAATAGAATTACAACTTCATTCTTTAACGGCTGAAAATATTATTAGGAATTATTCAGTCGAGGAAAATTTGTTACCAATGAAAAACTGGAATGAAGAGTGGGAAAAATCCATCCAGGTGATTAAAGTTACAGATAGGATAGTTATCAAACCAACATTTCGGGAATATGAAACAATAGCAAATGAAATTGTAATTACACTCGATCCTAAAATGTCTTTCGGAACGGGGGAACATCAAACAACAAAAATTGTTTTGACCTTTCTGCAAGAGTATGTAAATAAAGAAAGCACATTTTTAGATGTTGGATCAGGAACCGCCGTGCTGGCAATTGCAGCAGTAAAGCTTGGGGCAGCAAATGCAATTGCAATAGATACAGATGAGTGGTGTTTTATAAATGGTAAAGAAAATTGTGTGTTAAACAATCTTGCTCATAAAATTGATGTTCGACAATGCGAATTAAAATCTGTGCACGAAAAGAATTTCGATTTAATCGCTGCAAATATTCAAAAAAATATTCTAATTGAAATTGCAGATGATATCAGAGAAAGAATTTCTAATAATGGAAAATTAATTCTATCAGGGTTATTGATAACAGATGAAGCTGAGATTACCGATAAATATTACTCACTTGGATTTCAACTGGTCGATAAACTTCAACTGGATGAGTGGATTGGGTTAGTGTTCTCTTTAAAATGA
- the dacB gene encoding D-alanyl-D-alanine carboxypeptidase/D-alanyl-D-alanine-endopeptidase, which produces MLKNFLLLLIILFSVESFSQLSEYKSKVQNKIDAVLDENNFFNSSQISIDIFDLTDNKTVYQKNNELLFLPASNLKLLTTAAALKFLGTDYSFNTTLLINGSIIDSVLFGSVIVQAGLDPLFSLDDLQNFSDKLNLLGIKRIEGDIIADCSIKDSVYWGSGWQWDDEPSFDTPHLSALNINSNSISISAKLSDGQISFSLFPKTDFVNVKAIGSQGETDISINRNWLADKNEFTINYNKNISGPISIEESKRLNITKPEFFFLTLLKENLLKNGIQFEGDLIKSYSNIPGDSVLTINRSIKDVCHFLLKYSDNLSAEMLIYALASLSSKPANNKKGLTKVDSLISLIGLSRQDYRIVDGSGLSRYNLISSKLLVRLLVYIYKYEPEIFKIIFESLPLAGVDGTLKTRMLNSSAEKNVHAKTGTLAGVSALSGYLTNASGHLIAFSINIQNYIDGSTNARKYIDSICTILTSTK; this is translated from the coding sequence TTGCTGAAAAATTTTCTTCTGCTTTTAATCATTTTATTTTCTGTTGAATCATTCTCACAATTATCAGAATATAAATCTAAAGTTCAGAATAAAATTGATGCAGTGTTAGATGAAAATAATTTTTTTAACTCATCACAGATATCAATTGATATTTTCGATTTGACTGATAATAAAACAGTCTATCAAAAAAATAACGAGCTGCTTTTTCTTCCGGCTTCAAACTTAAAACTACTCACCACTGCCGCTGCGCTTAAATTTCTTGGGACAGATTATTCCTTCAATACTACTCTACTAATCAACGGCAGTATAATAGATTCAGTACTGTTTGGCTCTGTAATAGTTCAAGCGGGGCTTGATCCGCTTTTTAGTTTGGATGATCTCCAAAACTTTTCTGATAAGCTGAATCTTCTTGGGATAAAAAGAATAGAAGGCGATATAATTGCAGATTGCTCAATCAAGGATTCTGTTTATTGGGGCAGCGGCTGGCAGTGGGATGACGAGCCTTCGTTCGATACGCCTCATTTAAGCGCTTTGAATATTAATTCAAATTCCATTTCAATAAGTGCAAAGCTTTCTGATGGACAAATTTCATTTTCACTTTTCCCTAAAACAGATTTTGTAAATGTAAAAGCGATTGGCAGCCAGGGTGAAACTGACATATCAATTAATCGAAACTGGTTAGCCGATAAAAATGAATTCACAATTAATTATAACAAAAATATTTCCGGTCCTATTTCAATTGAAGAATCCAAGCGATTAAATATCACCAAACCTGAATTCTTTTTTCTAACTTTACTGAAGGAGAATCTTTTAAAAAATGGAATTCAGTTCGAGGGCGATCTGATTAAATCATATTCAAACATTCCGGGCGATTCAGTTCTTACAATCAATCGCAGCATTAAAGATGTCTGTCATTTCCTGTTAAAATATTCTGATAACTTATCTGCCGAAATGCTGATTTATGCGCTTGCCTCACTATCATCCAAACCTGCCAATAATAAAAAAGGGCTTACCAAAGTTGATAGTCTGATATCTTTAATAGGACTTTCAAGGCAGGATTATCGAATTGTGGACGGCTCGGGCTTGTCTCGTTATAATTTAATTTCAAGTAAGCTGTTGGTGCGGCTTCTGGTTTATATTTACAAATATGAACCTGAAATCTTTAAAATAATTTTTGAATCACTTCCACTTGCAGGGGTGGATGGAACATTAAAAACAAGAATGTTAAATTCTTCTGCTGAAAAGAATGTTCACGCTAAGACCGGGACACTCGCTGGAGTGAGTGCGCTCTCGGGGTATCTGACAAATGCGAGCGGTCATTTGATTGCCTTTTCAATCAACATTCAAAATTATATTGATGGATCAACCAATGCACGAAAATACATTGACTCGATTTGCACAATTCTTACTTCAACTAAATAA
- a CDS encoding YchF/TatD family DNA exonuclease, producing the protein MFVDTHAHLFYPNFDGDIDFILERAKQADVDYIIVPGTDLETSKKAVELADKYENIFAAVGVHPHETKNWQKENIGKLKELASHKKVVAVGEIGLDYFYNYSPKEKQIQAFKDQIEFAIEIDKPIIVHNRDADADMMEVIRSYCNSGLRAQFHCYNSTLENANELISMGHFISFTGNITFKKSEHLREILARLDMNHILTETDSPFLSPIPYRGKRNEPAFVRHVAEKFAEVLGVSLSDISKITLLNTFKLFGIGSKSENVHTYQLGESLYVNVTNRCDANCTFCKRKVNPLIEGYNLKLAKEDEPDAGVYISEIGDPKRFKEIVFCGFGEPTVIWNVVREVGRYVKEKGGRTRLDTNGHGSFINKRNILPEMKNVIDVVSISLNSFDPRQYSEIMQVETRLFNEMISFAKGAKAYVEKVIMTVVDIEQVDIEKAKQIVEEKIGAEFRVRHLF; encoded by the coding sequence ATGTTCGTTGATACACATGCACATCTTTTCTATCCAAATTTTGACGGCGATATTGATTTTATTCTTGAACGAGCTAAACAAGCTGATGTGGATTATATTATTGTTCCGGGCACTGATCTTGAAACATCTAAAAAGGCTGTTGAACTCGCCGATAAGTATGAAAATATTTTTGCTGCTGTTGGCGTTCATCCCCACGAAACAAAAAACTGGCAGAAAGAAAACATCGGTAAACTAAAAGAACTTGCATCTCACAAGAAAGTTGTAGCTGTTGGTGAAATCGGATTGGATTATTTTTATAATTATTCTCCAAAGGAAAAACAAATACAAGCTTTTAAAGATCAAATTGAATTTGCAATTGAAATTGACAAACCAATCATTGTTCATAATCGTGATGCTGATGCCGATATGATGGAAGTGATTCGTTCTTATTGTAATTCGGGGCTGCGTGCACAATTTCACTGCTACAATAGCACACTTGAAAATGCAAACGAGCTTATAAGTATGGGGCATTTTATTTCATTTACCGGAAATATTACTTTTAAAAAATCAGAACATCTTCGTGAAATTCTGGCCAGGCTGGACATGAATCATATTTTAACAGAAACAGATTCACCCTTCCTTTCACCAATCCCATATCGTGGAAAAAGAAATGAACCTGCATTTGTTCGGCACGTTGCTGAAAAGTTTGCCGAAGTGTTAGGGGTTTCACTTAGTGACATTTCAAAAATTACGTTGTTGAATACGTTTAAGTTGTTTGGCATTGGAAGTAAGTCTGAGAATGTTCACACTTATCAGCTTGGGGAATCTTTGTATGTGAATGTTACAAACAGATGTGATGCTAACTGCACATTTTGCAAAAGAAAAGTGAACCCCTTAATTGAAGGCTATAATCTAAAGCTGGCGAAGGAGGATGAGCCGGATGCTGGTGTTTACATCAGCGAAATCGGTGATCCAAAAAGATTTAAAGAAATTGTTTTTTGTGGATTCGGTGAACCAACTGTTATATGGAATGTCGTTCGTGAAGTCGGTCGTTACGTGAAAGAGAAGGGGGGAAGAACTCGTCTTGACACAAATGGACACGGCAGCTTCATCAACAAAAGAAATATTCTGCCGGAAATGAAAAATGTAATTGATGTCGTATCCATCAGCTTAAATAGTTTTGATCCGCGTCAGTACTCTGAAATTATGCAAGTGGAAACCAGACTTTTTAACGAGATGATTTCATTTGCTAAAGGCGCAAAGGCTTACGTCGAAAAAGTAATTATGACTGTTGTGGATATTGAACAAGTTGATATTGAAAAAGCGAAACAGATTGTCGAAGAAAAAATTGGCGCTGAATTTCGAGTAAGACATCTTTTCTAA
- a CDS encoding TonB-dependent receptor has translation MRITFAVLLILLFNPGIYSQSFSISGKVTDLNIQPLSQVNIIIVELNKGTTTDQEGMYKFENLSPGQYSLKFSYIGYAKSTSTIEITNHNITLNLTLLPEAVPTEDVIVTAGKYEQKKNELTVSSNIIEANFLQAKNISNLEDALRYVSGINMTEDQISIRGSSGYSRGAGSRVLLALDGIPFYTGDTGETIWELLPLNSTEKIEIIKGAASSLYGSTAIGGVVNVITKPIAETPSTFVKAFAGFYDKPFYDEWKWSDDLRTFNGLTISHSEKLKSLSFNAAITRLESEGYKQSGFYHKYIGFAKIQYSFSPLTSIKLLFNSLNKRSGSFLYWKNSSNALVPPDDSQDERTETNRYLTALLLKTALTEKIIIETKLSYYLNIWNDNSDVMNESNSDIFRGEVQLTNFISDDFINVSGVELISSKVNSNIFGDRNSYSIGAYSQLDFNLIENLKSTAGIRYDITKIEGLSDFSSFAPKVGFNFKVTDKIFLRSSAGWGFRAPSLAEVFTSTSTSGITVKPNLNIKPESNLFIEAGVKYMPFEEWSLDGAIFNNELFDFIEPSVDPSDGLIFFNNVTRARIQGSEITSEVLLFDKKIILTFGYTYLWARDLNLNKSLKYRPRHSLISSAQYNFSNYNFGMSFRYWSRVEEIDEELKFIVQDADKRVEVFLLDLNAGFDFNRLSLPLKINFIANNLLNYNYIELIGNLQPIRNFSLSMELNF, from the coding sequence ATGAGAATTACTTTTGCAGTTTTATTGATTTTACTTTTTAATCCAGGCATATATTCGCAAAGTTTTTCGATTAGCGGGAAAGTAACAGATCTGAACATTCAGCCTTTGTCACAAGTCAATATAATTATAGTTGAATTAAACAAAGGAACAACGACAGATCAAGAAGGCATGTATAAATTTGAAAATCTTTCTCCCGGTCAATACAGCCTAAAATTTTCTTATATCGGTTATGCTAAGTCCACTTCAACTATTGAGATCACAAATCACAATATAACATTGAATTTAACGCTTCTTCCCGAAGCAGTACCAACTGAAGATGTTATTGTTACCGCCGGTAAATATGAACAGAAAAAAAATGAACTTACCGTTAGTTCAAATATTATCGAAGCGAATTTTTTACAGGCAAAAAATATTTCTAATCTTGAGGATGCTCTTCGATATGTATCCGGAATAAATATGACCGAAGATCAGATTAGTATTAGAGGATCAAGTGGTTACAGCCGTGGTGCCGGCTCGCGGGTCCTGCTTGCGCTTGATGGTATTCCTTTTTATACCGGTGACACAGGAGAAACAATCTGGGAATTATTGCCGCTTAACAGCACTGAAAAAATTGAAATCATTAAGGGGGCGGCAAGTTCATTATACGGCTCAACCGCTATTGGAGGGGTTGTGAATGTAATTACTAAACCAATTGCCGAAACACCTTCAACTTTTGTGAAAGCATTTGCAGGATTTTATGACAAACCATTTTACGATGAATGGAAGTGGAGTGATGATTTACGAACGTTTAATGGACTTACGATTTCACATAGTGAAAAGCTAAAATCGCTTTCGTTTAATGCTGCTATTACACGACTTGAAAGCGAAGGCTATAAGCAAAGCGGTTTCTATCATAAATATATTGGATTTGCAAAAATTCAGTATTCCTTCTCACCGCTCACTTCAATCAAATTACTATTTAATTCTTTGAACAAAAGAAGCGGTAGTTTTTTATATTGGAAAAATTCTTCAAACGCTCTTGTTCCGCCTGATGATTCACAAGATGAACGCACCGAGACAAATAGATATTTAACGGCTTTGCTTTTAAAAACTGCCTTAACTGAAAAAATAATTATCGAAACTAAACTTAGTTATTACTTAAATATCTGGAATGATAATTCAGATGTTATGAATGAGTCCAATTCGGATATCTTTAGAGGCGAAGTCCAATTGACGAATTTTATCAGCGATGATTTCATAAATGTTTCCGGAGTCGAACTGATTTCTTCAAAAGTTAATTCTAATATTTTTGGTGATCGAAATTCTTATTCAATCGGAGCTTATTCTCAGCTTGATTTTAACTTAATAGAAAATCTAAAATCAACAGCAGGTATAAGGTATGATATTACTAAAATAGAAGGACTTTCCGACTTCTCGTCCTTTGCCCCTAAAGTAGGATTTAATTTTAAAGTTACCGATAAAATATTTTTGAGAAGTTCTGCAGGATGGGGCTTCAGGGCTCCATCACTTGCAGAAGTCTTTACGTCAACATCCACCAGTGGAATAACTGTCAAACCCAATTTGAACATTAAACCGGAAAGTAATTTATTTATTGAAGCGGGAGTAAAATACATGCCATTTGAGGAGTGGTCTTTGGATGGAGCGATTTTTAATAATGAACTTTTTGATTTTATTGAACCTTCAGTTGATCCTTCCGACGGATTAATATTTTTTAACAACGTGACTCGCGCTCGTATTCAAGGCAGTGAGATTACTTCTGAAGTTTTACTCTTTGATAAAAAAATAATTCTAACTTTCGGATATACTTATCTGTGGGCGAGAGATCTTAATCTAAATAAGTCCTTGAAGTATCGTCCTCGTCATTCGCTGATTTCATCTGCACAATACAATTTTTCAAATTATAATTTCGGAATGAGCTTTAGATATTGGAGTCGTGTGGAAGAAATAGATGAGGAGTTAAAGTTTATAGTTCAGGATGCTGATAAACGTGTAGAAGTTTTCTTACTTGATTTGAATGCCGGATTTGATTTTAATAGGTTATCATTACCGTTAAAAATTAATTTTATTGCAAACAATCTTCTTAATTACAACTATATAGAGTTGATCGGAAATCTTCAGCCAATCCGAAATTTCTCTTTGAGTATGGAATTAAATTTCTGA